A stretch of Coccidioides posadasii str. Silveira chromosome 2, complete sequence DNA encodes these proteins:
- a CDS encoding uncharacterized protein (EggNog:ENOG410QD6E~COG:L~BUSCO:15309at33183), with protein sequence MARSDEAEWWFNAVYAAIQQIPRGKVTSYGHIARLLGEPQRSRQVGVCLKHLPSENNEEGGPRHFYHDGNVPWQRVINAKGMISHRGPGSAARQAAALEIEGVTVTADSMGEFYVDFSEFGWFPDHLPGEETSDEEQGGNES encoded by the exons ATGGCCCGAAGCGACGAAGCAGAATGGTGGTTTAACGCCGTGTACGCAGCTATCCAGCAGATCCCTCGTGGCAAAGTTACTTCTTATGGGCATATTGCTCGTTTGCTCGGGGAGC CCCAACGATCGCGCCAGGTTGGCGTGTGTTTGAAGCATCTTCCATCTGAGAATAATGAAGAGGGGGGGCCACGCCATTTCTATCACGATGGCAACGTTCCATGGCAGAGAGTGATTAATGCAAAAGGGATGATCTCGCATCG AGGACCCGGCTCAGCTGCGCGCCAAGCAGCCGCTCTCGAAATTGAGGGGGTGACGGTTACGGCGGATAGTATGGGCGAGTTTTATGTTGATTTCAGCGAGTTTGGATGGTTCCCGGATCACCTCCCAGGGGAAGAGACCAGCGACGAAGAGCAAGGCGGCAATGAGAGCTGA
- a CDS encoding uncharacterized protein (EggNog:ENOG410Q021~TransMembrane:1 (i118-139o)): MRSVFERLRVPGLPSRRRRESREQLSRFPLLSLPPEIREEVYRFYFGPEAIHLASDQGRITSYRCKQTDPSPVSDCCTRPYCIAYFQTAASENDGNSRVNTALLYTCRQIYREASAMLYRSVIFQTNAMVTWVLFAGMISPGHLAMVKGLRACWIALPCLTMAPIPPNDPRYPEYEHYTVFMDGHFREFWEILGSRMSGLQDLGFVMDYTGQFLSRAVTAEWHRQLTKVTGLKRLDLQIWDTFGGAQWQTGRDEAKAAAEMEVLMEYLKKRMCSRARCEVSS, translated from the coding sequence ATGCGAAGTGTTTTCGAAAGACTTAGGGTGCCCGGCCTCCccagcaggaggaggagggaaAGCCGTGAGCAGCTGTCTCGTTTTCCGTTGCTCTCGCTCCCGCCCGAAATTCGCGAGGAGGTTTACCGATTCTACTTCGGCCCAGAAGCCATCCACCTGGCCAGTGATCAGGGAAGAATCACCAGCTATCGATGCAAGCAAACGGATCCATCCCCCGTCTCGGATTGTTGCACGCGACCGTATTGTATTGCTTACTTCCAAACTGCCGCCAGTGAGAACGATGGGAATTCGCGAGTAAACACCGCTCTGCTCTACACATGCAGGCAGATATACCGTGAAGCCTCAGCAATGCTTTACAGGTCGGTGATTTTCCAGACCAATGCGATGGTCACCTGGGTTCTCTTTGCTGGAATGATATCACCCGGGCATCTGGCAATGGTTAAAGGGCTGCGGGCTTGTTGGATAGCTTTACCGTGCTTGACCATGGCGCCCATCCCACCCAACGACCCCAGATACCCTGAATATGAACACTACACCGTCTTCATGGATGGGCATTTTCGAGAGTTTTGGGAAATCCTGGGCAGCCGAATGTCGGGTCTACAGGATCTGGGCTTTGTGATGGACTATACTGGACAGTTTTTGTCTCGGGCAGTGACGGCAGAATGGCACCGCCAGCTTACAAAGGTGACGGGCTTAAAGAGGCTCGACCTCCAGATCTGGGATACTTTTGGCGGTGCACAATGGCAGACCGGAAGGGATGAGGCTAAGGCAGCGGCGGAGATGGAGGTTCTGATGGAGTACCTGAAGAAGCGAATGTGCTCGAGAGCTCGCTGTGAAGTGTCGTCGTAA
- a CDS encoding uncharacterized protein (EggNog:ENOG410PZ5W~COG:S~BUSCO:15637at33183): MAGSTLILPTTDVRYTATQSKRDHDQKAKWARGSRPGMGQPWEGYTTVRPVLPLAKSLVDPLALLTPFCLYSGRFHRKLISFCFSLCRNSKVDRKAHIVTLKRQAIPSKNPRSHLRSVYYEDMREASDLSDTLDDMGSGPSPSSPAGDVDVFYSFDARTGPRAGEHLLSVALERAVERFETKETEKLVREYDFVDERESTDGGYAANDDDYEFIDRATL, translated from the coding sequence ATGGCTGGCTCTACACTCATTCTTCCTACCACAGACGTCCGGTACACCGCCACTCAATCCAAGAGAGACCACGACCAAAAGGCGAAATGGGCACGTGGCTCACGTCCCGGCATGGGCCAGCCGTGGGAAGGCTATACCACTGTACGACCGGTGTTGCCTCTCGCAAAATCGTTAGTTGATCCCCTCGCCCTGCTCACCCCTTTCTGCCTCTACTCTGGCCGATTCCATCGAAAGCTGatatctttttgtttttccctGTGCCGTAATAGCAAGGTGGATCGAAAAGCCCACATCGTCACTCTCAAGCGCCAGGCCATCCCATCCAAGAATCCTCGGTCGCACCTCCGTTCTGTCTACTACGAGGACATGAGGGAGGCCAGCGATCTTTCGGACACCCTCGACGACATGGGCTCTGGCCCTAGCCCAAGCTCTCCAGCCGGTGATGTCGATGTCTTTTATTCCTTCGACGCTAGAACCGGACCTCGAGCAGGTGAACACCTCCTGTCAGTGGCTCTAGAGAGGGCGGTCGAGCGGTTTGAGACCAAGGAAACGGAGAAACTTGTCCGGGAATATGACTTCGTAGACGAACGCGAATCAACCGATGGTGGATATGCCGCCAACGACGATGACTATGAATTCATAGATCGCGCCACACTTTGA
- a CDS encoding uncharacterized protein (EggNog:ENOG410PWY9~COG:S), with the protein MEATPSRPKRRSRSGCTECRQRHRKCDERKPTCSGCLRSGRQCVYTLRLSWGGRPFSKSRFGECLRNDPGLVQVPFNPTSGDKGAFVYGSGKPSKPVSVPQQLSSGTYTGDTINFDRTEAERSLSAAVFPLCPQRVNQPPNSVIPRNPYELQWIPPAYRFLLDHFMSCTTLSLSCHSMIQRTYCSVLIPMALQTSHLFVALLSLAATHRICLGMDQSITQLDWLKFTSLRQLQAALAQPRKELNDAVIATTLTLCTADIVSDGRSPGSWRSHLHGTAAIIAEHLQNARNSGSSLSEATLLLWRWYLSIETITLLSGNLVISPGSRTVLQLRRLIGNDEIDDLTGFSTALIPIFGDINLLAVESGLSGEQQCPTGTDDISSIPNDIIRERCFRMIENISSMLASHEPRFRPTIDASLSSLHRIDFAAVDETYHHVALLHLYRRVLNLPSSSTLVQKSVQQIIHRVSAIHFLHEPCPGVAVLQPLFAAGCEACDAADRDDVRTLLSRIESQYGMGNVRSARAFLEDLWIMRDESGDFEGRMRWDKVMVEKGLDILPY; encoded by the exons ATGGAAGCAACTCCATCGCGACCCAAACGTCGTTCCCGCTCCGGCTGCACAGAATGCCGTCAGAGACACCGCAAGTGTGACGAGCGAAAGCCCACCTGCTCAGGCTGCCTACGCTCCGGCAGGCAATGTGTCTACACTCTGCGCCTTTCATGGGGCGGTCgacctttttccaaatcgCGATTCGGCGAATGCCTTCGAAACGACCCTGGGCTGGTTCAAGTTCCCTTTAATCCAACCTCTG GTGACAAGGGAGCTTTCGTCTATGGCTCTGGAAAGCCCTCCAAACCTGTTTCTGTGCCGCAGCAGCTGTCCAGTGGCAC CTACACTGGAGACACCATTAATTTCGACCGGACGGAAGCCGAGCGCTCactttcagcagctgtgttCCCTTTGTGCCCCCAGAGAGTTAACCAACCTCCGAACAGCGTCATTCCACGAAACCCGTACGAATTGCAATGGATCCCACCTGCGTATCGGTTCCTTTTGGACCATTTTATGTCTTGCACAACCCTCTCTCTGTCTTGCCATTCAATGATCCAGCGTACATATTGCTCTGTTCTTATCCCTATGGCCCTTCAGACATCCCACTTATTTGTCGCCCTATTAAGTCTCGCAGCAACGCATCGAATATGCTTGGGTATGGATCAGAGCATCACGCAGCTCGACTGGCTTAAGTTTACAAGTTTGCGGCAGCTTCAGGCCGCTTTGGCGCAGCCGAGAAAAGAATTGAATGACGCAGTTATTGCCACCACTCTAACATTATGCACCGCCGATATTGTATCCGACGGTCGGAGTCCAGGCTCGTGGAGATCACATTTACATGGAACGGCGGCGATAATAGCCGAGCATTTGCAAAATGCCAGGAATTCCGGGTCCTCGCTGTCAGAGGCTACTCTATTGCTTTGGCGCTGGTATCTTTCTATAGAAACCATTACTCTATTGAGTGGGAATTTGGTTATCTCTCCGGGATCGCGAACAGTCCTTCAGCTACGGCGCTTGATAGGTAATGATGAGATCGACGATCTCACCGGATTTTCTACGGCGCTTATACCCATCTTCGGTGACATTAACCTCCTCGCTGTCGAATCCGGACTGAGCGGAGAGCAGCAATGTCCGACAGGTACTGACGATATTTCGAGCATTCCCAATGACATAATTCGCGAACGATGCTTCAGAATGATAGAGAACATCAGCTCCATGCTTGCCTCTCATGAGCCACGATTTCGCCCAACGATCGACGCCTCACTTTCCAGTCTCCACCGAATTGACTTTGCAGCTGTCGATGAAACTTACCATCACGTCGCTCTCCTTCATCTCTACAGGCGCGTCCTAAATCTCCCTTCTTCGAGCACTTTAGTGCAGAAGTCTGTGCAGCAGATCATCCATCGAGTATCAGCCATACACTTCCTACACGAGCCGTGTCCGGGCGTGGCTGTTCTACAACCACTGTTTGCTGCGGGATGCGAGGCGTGTGATGCCGCGGACCGTGATGACGTCCGAACCCTTCTCTCCAGAATTGAGTCTCAGTACGGAATGGGAAATGTTAGGAGCGCAAGAGCGTTTTTAGAAGATCTGTGGATCATGAGAGATGAGAGCGGAGACTTTGAGGGAAGAATGAGGTGGGATAAGGTCATGG TTGAGAAAGGATTGGACATCCTTCCGTACTAG
- a CDS encoding uncharacterized protein (EggNog:ENOG410PZWY~COG:K), translating to MRGLRPQTRELEQGATREPPPALQLQSCQAADPSAFLNLLDETLLPTVDHRCHPDRIFHQPHTPCNPSTGTGGPSRPGPSDFLTQTSDSGQRVSANSPCTAFPAQETVPNQLLPGYAVHDDEWLSSFDFNCLSPSVWPVNEHSATLYQSQPRTSQNTNRTGHITPERLGHQLANLFVNLEDNWVSLPPLSIHDDKGAYDRVLAAAAAESPTGQGTLFALVKTFELTQNLIDLYPPVLKQIQSFSSKIPSTTPHMSRRTIDQASLLQLLSCHHRTLDMWDLVFQHLKRSVENGKCNPKATGSPSPCHRLRIGSFVPTTKVPMELVLAIEFQKLLLDCAHDLDESVSSVSKAVDINTTQDAPQSDSFDVYKSEEIRSLAKGALQRSGSVLQTASRVHKLIQEASKDT from the coding sequence ATGCGTGGACTCCGACCCCAAACAAGGGAGCTAGAACAAGGTGCAACCAGGGAACCTCCTCCAGCCCTACAGCTTCAAAGTTGTCAGGCTGCAGACCCGTCGGCTTTCCTGAACCTTCTCGATGAGACTCTCTTGCCAACCGTGGATCATCGATGCCACCCGGACCGCATCTTCCATCAGCCACACACTCCTTGCAACCCAAGCACGGGTACGGGAGGGCCGTCTCGTCCAGGCCCAAGCGATTTCTTGACTCAGACTTCGGACTCTGGTCAGCGGGTCTCTGCTAATAGCCCTTGCACCGCCTTTCCTGCCCAGGAAACGGTTCCTAACCAGTTGCTTCCTGGCTACGCTGTGCACGATGACGAATGGTTAAGCAGCTTCGATTTTAACTGCCTAAGCCCATCTGTTTGGCCGGTCAATGAGCATTCAGCGACTCTTTATCAATCTCAACCTCGCACTTCACAAAATACCAATAGGACTGGACATATCACCCCAGAAAGGCTAGGTCATCAGTTGGCAAACCTGTTCGTTAACCTGGAAGATAATTGGGTGTCCCTACCACCGTTATCTATCCATGACGACAAAGGTGCTTATGATAGGGtgcttgctgctgctgctgcagaGTCGCCAACTGGTCAGGGGACCTTGTTTGCGCTTGTTAAAACGTTTGAACTAACGCAGAACCTCATCGATCTGTATCCCCCTGTCCTCAAGCAAATCCAGtcattttcttcaaagataCCTTCCACCACCCCACACATGTCCAGGAGAACAATAGATCAGGCCTCTTTGCTTCAGCTGCTGTCCTGTCACCACCGCACTCTCGATATGTGGGATCTCGTGTTTCAACACCTCAAAAGGTCCGTTGAGAATGGGAAATGCAACCCTAAGGCAACTGGATCTCCATCTCCCTGCCATAGGCTACGTATTGGATCTTTTGTTCCCACTACAAAGGTTCCAATGGAATTAGTTCTTGCCATTGAGTTTCAGAAACTACTATTGGATTGCGCCCACGACCTTGATGAAAGTGTATCATCTGTCTCTAAGGCTGtcgatatcaacacaacGCAAGATGCCCCACAATCAGATAGTTTCGACGTATATAAAtcagaagaaatcagaagCTTGGCCAAGGGTGCATTGCAGCGGTCAGGTTCTGTGCTCCAAACTGCATCTCGCGTTCACAAATTGATACAAGAAGCCTCAAAAGATACCTAA
- a CDS encoding uncharacterized protein (EggNog:ENOG410PVGC~COG:S): MVHIAIVGAGNVGREIVEELAAQGKHQITVFSRKAELPEFSNPGIAVKRVDYKNRDELVDSLKGVNTVLSFVSNDPESKTQKALIDACIAAGVRRFAPSEWGLRSDAYLPGQEFKREVHRYLQDINADRQVLEYCLFQPGLFMNYLAYPYKTSRITSSQTSRPCCGGLCRRKAE, translated from the exons ATGGTCCATATAGCGATAGTAGGAGCAGGAA ACGTCGGGCGTGAAATCGTCGAGGAACTTGCAGCGCAGGGAAAACATCAAATCACCGTCTTTTCGCGAAAG GCTGAGCTGCCTGAGTTCTCAAACCCTGGTATTGCTGTGAAAAGGGTTGATTATAAGAATCGAGATGAGCTCGTCGATTCCCTGAAAGGTGTCAATACGGTCTTGTCCTTTGTCAGCAATGACCCCGAAAGCAAGACGCAAAAGGCACTCATCGACGCATGTATAGCCGCTGGGGTCAGAAGATTTGCACCAAGCGAGTGGGGCCT GCGGAGCGATGCATACCTGCCAGGCCAAGAGTTCAAGAGGGAGGTCCACAGATATCTTCAAGACATAAATGCCGACAGGCAAGTGCTAGAATATTGCTTGTTTCAACCAGGGCTCTTCATGAATTACTTGGCATACCCATATAAGACAAGCCGGATTACGAGTTCACAGACATCGAGGCCTTGCTGCGGAGGGCTTTGCCGCAGAAAAGCTGAATGA
- a CDS encoding uncharacterized protein (EggNog:ENOG410PQ9B~COG:S~TransMembrane:2 (o216-241i328-348o)~BUSCO:8032at33183) — MEKRTNESPMDFEWQTKAPGDVTSPFYQLAMEHEKSGNKRPFSVFNSPTKTFTEPNQRFEFSQPLDTTPAFHPNPAFATPRKLDFDFSSGPENSPDTHVDNDETPEPPSKSDRRNSLFNFYGRFAPSPGRGEIPRIDRFANVAIRRVQKRRKREREVERHLRKVSEADSVSTARERHTRRDKPPREGIQMHQDIPFFSRLFTFLESHPHIPRILSYYVQFTFNLVLAFLALYVIVAFLLAIKHDMDRTREGVSADILAEMATCTKNYVENRCSGEDGRRLPALEAVCNNWERCMNQDPAKVGKAKVSAQTLAEVLNGFIEPISFKTMIFFIASITSCVAVSNLTFSFFRNKSNNPPESMPSRRPFTPPSMYPSSSQVAFTSGHSGFGMGAPGYAPYSVQGIIPPFDMSPVKCTDTDEHQRQIDFGQFTRRVQTPSPSKRESKFA; from the exons ATGGAAAAACGTACCAACGAGTCCCCGATGGACTTCGAATGGCAAACGAAGGCCCCCGGAGATGTGACGTCCCCTTTCTACCAACTAGCGATGGAGCATGAGAAGAGTGGAAATAAGC GCCCATTCAGTGTCTTCAATTCCCCAACGAAAACCTTTACGGAGCCGAATCAGCGCTTTGAATTCTCGCAACCGCTAGACACAACACCCGCTTTTCATCCCAACCCAGCCTTCGCGACACCACGAAAATTAGATTTCGACTTTTCATCCGGGCCAGAAAACTCGCCTGATACCCACGTAGACAACGATGAAACTCCAGAGCCGCCGTCAAAATCTGACCGAAGGAATTCGTTGTTTAACTTCTACGGTAGATTCGCCCCGAGCCCAGGTCGTGGCGAGATTCCCCGTATAGATAGGTTTGCAAATGTGGCGATCCGGAGAGTTCAGAAACGAAGGAaacgagagagagaggtaGAAAGACACTTGCGCAAAGTCAGTGAGGCGGACTCTGTCTCGACAGCCCGTGAGAGGCATACCAGACGCGATAAACCGCCAAGAGAAGGAATACAAATGCATCAAGACataccctttttttcccgGCTCTTTACATTTCTCGAATCTCACCCACATATTCCCCGCATTCTGTCGTACTATGTTCAGTTCACGTTTAATCTTGTCCTTGCCTTCCTCGCTCTCTATGTTATTGTCGCCTTCCTACTTGCGATCAAACACGATATGGATCGCACAAGAGAGGGGGTGTCCGCCGATATTTTGGCTGAAATGGCCACCTGCACCAAGAACTACGTTGAAAACAGGTGTAGCGGAGAAGATGGGAGAAGATTACCGGCTCTGGAGGCTGTCTGCAATAACTGGGAACGGTGCATGAACCAGGACCCAGCCAAGGTTGGGAAAGCAAAGGTCTCAGCTCAAACATTGGCGGAAGTTCTCAATGGGTTTATCGAGCCTATTAGCTTTAAAACCATG ATATTCTTTATCGCTTCGATTACATCCTGCGTTGCGGTCTCAAACTTGACATTCTCCTTCTTTCGAAATAAATCAAATAATCCTCCCGAATCGATGCCCTCGCGCAGACCATTTACTCCACCTAGTATGTACCCTAGCTCGTCGCAGGTTGCTTTTACCTCTGGGCACAGTGGATTTGGAATGGGAGCCCCGGGTTATGCGCCATACTCGGTGCAAGGTATAATTCCGCCTTTCGACATGAGCCCAGTGAAGTGTACCGATACCGATGAGCATCAACGGCAGATCGATTTTGGGCAGTTTACACGCCGGGTACAAACGCCCAGTCCATCCAAGCGGGAATCTAAGTTTGCTTAG
- the UGA4 gene encoding GABA-specific high-affinity permease (EggNog:ENOG410PFV8~COG:E~TransMembrane:12 (i47-67o79-104i125-149o169-192i199-218o246-266i278-303o334-356i389-408o414-434i454-472o484-504i)): MPTDQEIKAGLASEPVAQIMEKEDVVDADVLAAMGYKEELRRRYSTIQVFAIAFSIMGLLPSIASTLSFSVPGGPAAMVWGWFMASGFIFIVGLAMADLGSALPTSGGLYWWTHYFAADKWKNPLSFLVGYSNTIGLIGGICSINYGFARMLLSLVSLGGDGTWTPSTYAVYGTFVATAIVHGIFATFAAGIMHRIQSVCIMANVGLVLATAIALPIGKSRTAEGINSGAYVFTHVENLTTWPTGWAFMLAWLSPIWTIGAFDSCVHMSEEATNAAKAVPYGILGSIGACWSLGFLSLCIIAACMNKDLASILNSPFGQPMTQVYYDALGKNGALGFMTVVTVVQFFMGLSILISASRQSWAFSRDGALPFSSFWRVVSKRIRYQPIRAVWGCVGGSIIIGLLCLINPAAANALFSLCVAGNDLAWAIPIFCRIFWGQDKFRPGAFYTGRFSKAIAITALVYLSFSITLSMFPTLGPNPSATDMNYTVVINVALWGSSLTYYFVSARKWYKGPKATLDDPMAVDS; this comes from the exons ATGCCAACAGATCAAGAGATTAAGGCCGGTTTGGCCTCCGAGCCTGTAGCTCAAATCATGGAAAAGGAGGATGTTGTGGATGCGGATGTTCTCG CTGCTATGGGATACAAGGAGGAACTCCGACGACGTTACTCGACAATTCAGGTCTTTGCGATTGCGTTTAGCATCATGGGCCTGCTTCCTTCAATTGCATCAACGTTATCATTTTCGGTTCCAGGGGGACCGGCTGCTATGGTTTGG GGCTGGTTTATGGCGAGCGGGTTCATCTTCATTGTCGGCCTTGCTATG GCTGATCTTGGGTCGGCTCTGCCTACGTCAGGGGGCCTTTATTGGTGGACGCACTATTTTGCAGCTGACAAGTGGAAAAATCCGCTTAGCTTCCTAGTTGGCTATAGCAACACTATTGGCCTTATTGGAGGAATCTGCTCGATTAACT ATGGATTTGCACGGATGCTCTTGTCACTTGTTTCGCTTGGAGGTGATGGCACTTGGACCCCATCAACCTATGCAGTATATGGCACGTTCGTTGCAACTGCAATCGTCCACGGTATCTTTGCCACCTTTGCGGCTGGGATTATGCATCGAATTCAGTCCGTGTGCATCATGGCCAATGTCGGATTAGTATTGGCCACCGCGATCGCGTTGCCCATTGGGAAGTCAAGGACAGCCGAAGGTATTAACTCTGGAGCTTATGTTTTTACACACGTGGAAAATCTTACGACATGGCCAACGGGTTGGGCATTCATGCTCGCTTGGCTTTCCCCCATCTGGACAATCGGAGCGTTTGATTCATGCGTGCATATGAGCGAAGAAGCGACCAATGCTGCCAAGGCAGTGCCTTATGGAATTCTCGGCTCTATTGGTGCTTGCTGGTCTCTTGGCTTCCTGTCCCTGTGTATCATCGCTGCTTGCATGAATAAAGACCTTGCATCTATTTTGAATTCCCCATTCGGCCAACCAATGACCCAG GTTTATTATGATGCCTTGGGCAAAAACGGGGCATTGGGATTTATGACTGTGGTAACCGTGGTGCAATTCTTTATGGGTCTGAGTATT CTTATTTCGGCATCTCGACAAAGCTGGGCCTTTTCTCGAGACGGAGCCCTGCCATTTTCCAGTTTCTGGAGAGTTGTGAGCAAGCGAATCAGGTACCAGCCTATACGCGCAGTTTGGGGTTGTGTCGGGGGCTCGATCATCATTGGGCTGTTGTGCTTGATTAACCCTGCCGCCGCCAACGCGTTGTTCTCGCTGTGCGTCGCTGGTAATGACCTGGCATGGGCTATTCCCATTTTTTGCAGAATCTTCTGGGGTCAGGATAAATTCAGACCCGGAGCATTTTATACCGGACGCTTTAGCAAGGCGATTGCCATCACTGCGTTGGTGTATCTTTCCTTCTCGATCACCCTCTCCATGTTCCCTACTCTTGGGCCAAACCCTTCAG CTACGGATATGAATTATACAGTTGTGATCAATGTCGCCCTGTGGGGATCCTCGCTCACCTATTACTTCGTCTCGGCGAGAAAATGGTACAAAGGACCAAAAGCCACGTTGGACGACCCTATGGCAGTTGACAGCTAG